One segment of Pleomorphomonas sp. PLEO DNA contains the following:
- a CDS encoding ABC transporter permease → MTAVVSPLAPKSNFRVTPAFVIGATLVGLHVVVGLLTLVWTPYDPAAMTGGRLAAPSLAHWAGTDRLGRDLFTEIMVGARIALSVGVGAVTIAAAIGVTVGMLAAFASRAVDDVLAATLDILIAFPTLLLAMLIVAASDGASLGTAIFAIGIAASSIVARLTRILAKRVLAMDYITAARVSGTSWLGIVRIHVLPNIWPTLIVNFALQFGLAVIAEASLSYLGLGAPPPNASWGRLLQEAQATVYTAPLGAIAPGLALVSLVIGLNLFADGLRDVADPTRWRR, encoded by the coding sequence ATGACCGCCGTGGTGTCCCCCCTCGCTCCAAAGTCAAACTTCCGCGTCACCCCGGCCTTTGTGATTGGGGCAACCCTTGTCGGCCTCCATGTCGTCGTTGGGTTGCTGACTCTCGTCTGGACGCCGTATGACCCGGCGGCAATGACCGGCGGTCGTCTGGCTGCCCCATCTCTCGCCCATTGGGCTGGGACCGACCGACTCGGCCGCGATCTTTTTACCGAGATCATGGTGGGTGCCCGCATCGCGCTTAGCGTCGGCGTTGGTGCCGTGACCATCGCCGCGGCGATTGGCGTTACCGTAGGCATGCTGGCCGCTTTTGCGTCCCGCGCGGTCGACGACGTGCTGGCCGCGACGCTCGATATCCTGATTGCGTTTCCAACGCTGCTGCTCGCCATGTTGATTGTGGCCGCGAGTGATGGTGCCAGCCTCGGCACGGCCATCTTTGCCATCGGTATCGCTGCTTCGTCCATCGTCGCTCGCCTCACCCGCATCCTGGCGAAGCGCGTACTGGCCATGGATTACATCACCGCTGCGCGCGTATCGGGCACAAGCTGGCTCGGCATCGTCCGCATCCACGTGTTACCGAACATTTGGCCGACGCTGATCGTCAACTTCGCCCTGCAGTTCGGTCTTGCGGTGATCGCCGAGGCGTCGTTGTCTTACCTTGGTCTGGGCGCGCCGCCGCCCAACGCGTCCTGGGGACGATTGCTGCAGGAGGCACAGGCCACCGTCTACACTGCGCCCCTTGGCGCCATCGCGCCGGGTCTCGCTCTGGTGTCGCTGGTGATCGGCCTCAACCTGTTTGCCGACGGTCTCCGCGACGTCGCCGATCCGACCCGGTGGAGGCGTTGA
- a CDS encoding ABC transporter permease, with protein MTSDSDAVPAPAASLHPVHRLGDLVRNGAIFILLAALMVGFTLAQPAFIGINNLMSILQAVAVVAILGAGVTISMAVGGFDLSVGATAASSVMAASYAMIVWRLGVFETVPLVLAFGAAVGLINAFLIVRLRIPDMLATLAMMFLLTGLQLIPTAGRSISAGLILEDGSTALGKYDPLFLTIGRTSIGGVIPVPVLLTLIVAVVLYVLTEHTRAGRLLFATGGNELAARLAGVSTARMKVLSYVISGTLASIGGIVVAARVGRGDVSSGSSLMMDAVAASLIGFTVLGLRRPNVFGTVVGAVFVGVLLNGLTMLNAPYYTQDFVKGAVLVGALAMTYGLGRTRS; from the coding sequence ATGACGTCCGACAGCGATGCCGTGCCGGCCCCGGCGGCCAGCCTTCATCCGGTCCACCGCCTCGGTGACCTCGTTCGCAACGGCGCGATCTTCATTCTGCTTGCCGCTTTGATGGTTGGCTTCACCCTCGCCCAGCCGGCATTCATCGGCATCAATAACCTGATGAGTATCCTGCAGGCCGTGGCCGTTGTGGCGATCCTCGGGGCCGGCGTTACCATTTCCATGGCCGTTGGCGGCTTCGATCTATCGGTTGGCGCCACCGCCGCTTCGTCAGTGATGGCGGCGAGCTACGCCATGATCGTCTGGCGGCTCGGCGTTTTCGAAACCGTGCCTCTGGTCCTGGCCTTCGGCGCCGCTGTCGGCCTTATCAACGCCTTCCTGATTGTGCGCCTGCGTATCCCCGACATGCTGGCGACGCTTGCCATGATGTTCCTCCTGACCGGGCTGCAGCTCATCCCCACTGCAGGCCGGTCGATATCCGCTGGCCTGATCCTGGAGGATGGCTCCACCGCTCTCGGCAAATACGATCCGCTGTTCCTGACGATCGGCCGTACAAGCATTGGCGGCGTCATCCCCGTGCCTGTGTTGCTGACGTTGATTGTTGCCGTCGTTCTGTACGTGCTGACCGAGCACACCCGCGCCGGCCGTCTTCTGTTTGCCACGGGCGGCAACGAGCTGGCTGCCCGCCTCGCTGGCGTCTCGACCGCTCGCATGAAGGTGCTGTCCTATGTGATCTCGGGCACGCTCGCTTCGATCGGCGGCATCGTCGTGGCCGCCCGCGTCGGTCGCGGTGACGTTTCGTCCGGTTCGTCGCTGATGATGGACGCGGTGGCTGCCTCGCTGATCGGGTTTACGGTACTCGGCCTCCGCCGGCCCAACGTGTTCGGCACGGTTGTTGGCGCGGTGTTCGTCGGCGTGCTGCTCAACGGACTCACCATGCTCAACGCCCCCTACTACACGCAGGATTTCGTAAAGGGCGCCGTGCTCGTCGGCGCGCTTGCCATGACCTACGGCCTTGGCCGTACCCGCTCCTGA
- a CDS encoding ABC transporter ATP-binding protein: protein MSLIDLNAVSFAYGHGRSVLNGIDLRIETGRNLGIVGESGSGKTTILRLLLGLARPTSGQITFRGEPLDPRDRPFMRGFRRAVQAVFQDPYSSLDPRQKVADIVAEPLRSLRVQTDIDAAVAGALASVDLPLDAADRYPHEFSGGQRQRIAIARAIVSQPELVLADEVVSALDLTTRIRIVDLLKSLSEKTTLVLVSHDIGFVALLCQDLVILEKGRIVEQGPARDILSAPKHPYTQRLLDSTPRLPDFA, encoded by the coding sequence ATGAGCCTCATCGATCTCAACGCCGTCTCTTTTGCCTACGGTCACGGCCGTTCAGTGCTCAACGGTATCGACCTTCGCATCGAGACAGGCCGCAACCTTGGCATCGTCGGCGAGAGCGGATCCGGCAAGACCACCATCCTGCGTCTGCTGCTCGGCCTTGCCCGGCCAACGTCCGGACAAATCACCTTTCGCGGTGAGCCGCTTGATCCCCGCGACCGGCCGTTCATGCGCGGCTTCCGGCGGGCGGTCCAGGCCGTGTTTCAAGACCCATATTCGTCGCTCGACCCGCGCCAAAAGGTGGCCGACATCGTCGCCGAACCCTTGCGATCGCTGAGGGTGCAAACCGATATCGACGCCGCCGTTGCCGGAGCGCTGGCATCGGTGGACCTTCCTCTTGACGCAGCAGACCGCTATCCGCATGAGTTCTCGGGCGGCCAGCGCCAGCGCATCGCCATCGCTCGTGCTATCGTGTCGCAACCCGAACTGGTGCTGGCCGACGAGGTGGTGAGCGCGCTTGACCTCACGACGCGTATCCGCATCGTCGATCTCCTGAAATCGCTGTCGGAAAAGACGACGCTGGTGCTCGTTTCCCACGACATCGGCTTCGTGGCCCTTCTCTGCCAAGATCTCGTCATCTTGGAGAAGGGCCGCATCGTCGAGCAAGGGCCGGCGCGAGACATCCTGTCGGCGCCGAAACATCCCTACACGCAACGGCTTCTCGACAGCACGCCGCGTTTGCCCGATTTTGCTTGA
- a CDS encoding sugar ABC transporter ATP-binding protein: MALVSLRNVFKAFGSTRALAGASLDVEAGEIVALMGSNGAGKSTLVKILSGVIQADAGDIRFHDQPFSPRSPAEAAAAGIVTVHQSTGVVGIPGLSVADSLLIDRYADRATPFFLNRRSVRRQARAIVDEAGFDLPLDRDFADLSAADRQLVAIARAIGRKAELLILDEPTASLSGAEAQRLYAVLRDLAARGIAILYISHRLADLEALADRVEVLRGGRTAGSFRRPIDFDAAVETMIGRPLASAHPDARPPAGPAVLRLKGIRLLPHARPFDLDLHAGEVVAVTGVLGAGKSRLLTGIFGEGRFATGEMWLDGRRYAPRDPAEAIAAGVVMAGEDRHRTSLMPTGWPGEAVRATISLPHLERWFPSGFILGDRETAEGKGAISRLGIRAASPAASVWSLSGGNQQKTVIARWEAEPSRVLLLDEPFQGVDLGARQDIIATLRRHTDRATLIATSDPEEAAEVADRVVALDGHSLSSAFGETTNFQEAHP, from the coding sequence ATGGCGCTTGTTTCTCTTCGCAATGTCTTCAAGGCCTTCGGGTCGACGCGGGCGCTCGCTGGTGCTTCGCTCGACGTTGAGGCTGGCGAGATCGTCGCACTGATGGGTTCCAACGGCGCCGGCAAATCGACTCTGGTGAAGATCCTGTCCGGCGTGATCCAGGCTGATGCCGGCGATATTCGCTTCCACGATCAGCCCTTTAGTCCCCGGTCCCCGGCCGAGGCAGCGGCCGCGGGCATCGTCACCGTTCATCAATCGACTGGCGTCGTCGGAATTCCCGGCCTGTCGGTTGCCGACTCGCTGCTTATCGACCGCTATGCCGACCGTGCCACGCCCTTCTTTTTGAACCGCCGCAGCGTCCGTCGGCAGGCGCGCGCCATCGTCGACGAGGCCGGCTTTGATCTGCCGCTCGACCGTGACTTCGCCGATCTCTCGGCCGCCGACCGGCAACTGGTCGCCATCGCCCGCGCCATTGGCCGCAAGGCGGAGCTCCTCATTCTCGATGAGCCGACTGCCAGTCTGTCGGGGGCCGAGGCCCAGCGGCTCTACGCCGTGCTGAGGGATCTGGCAGCCCGTGGCATTGCCATTCTTTACATCTCTCACCGCCTCGCCGATTTGGAAGCGCTGGCCGACCGGGTCGAGGTGCTGCGCGGCGGACGCACCGCCGGCAGTTTCCGCCGGCCGATCGATTTCGACGCCGCCGTGGAGACAATGATTGGCCGGCCGCTAGCGAGCGCCCATCCCGACGCTCGCCCGCCGGCCGGACCGGCCGTGCTCCGTCTGAAGGGCATTCGTCTGCTGCCGCATGCCCGCCCCTTCGACCTGGATCTTCATGCCGGCGAAGTGGTCGCAGTGACCGGCGTGCTCGGCGCTGGCAAGAGCCGCCTTCTTACCGGCATTTTCGGCGAGGGGCGCTTTGCCACCGGCGAGATGTGGCTCGACGGCCGGCGCTATGCCCCACGCGATCCAGCCGAAGCCATTGCCGCCGGTGTCGTCATGGCCGGCGAGGACCGCCATCGCACATCGCTGATGCCAACCGGTTGGCCTGGCGAGGCGGTGCGTGCCACCATCAGCCTGCCCCATCTTGAGCGTTGGTTTCCATCGGGGTTCATCCTCGGAGACCGCGAAACCGCTGAGGGGAAAGGTGCCATCTCCCGTCTCGGCATCCGCGCGGCTTCACCGGCCGCCTCGGTCTGGTCGCTGTCCGGCGGCAACCAGCAGAAGACCGTTATCGCCCGTTGGGAGGCCGAGCCGAGCCGTGTACTGCTGCTCGACGAGCCATTCCAGGGCGTCGACCTCGGCGCCAGGCAGGACATCATCGCCACCCTTCGCCGCCACACCGACCGTGCCACGCTGATAGCTACCTCCGATCCCGAGGAGGCGGCCGAGGTTGCCGACCGCGTCGTGGCGCTCGACGGCCATTCTCTTTCAAGCGCCTTTGGCGAAACGACCAACTTTCAGGAAGCCCATCCATGA
- a CDS encoding substrate-binding domain-containing protein, with the protein MKTSILSSGLAVGAALLVSPVAAEGLAGAPAPFDKGGVEIAVVSFLGSGDWLQAFEAGTKRQAEALGATLTLSQARNDNDTERNLVEQAINRGVKGIIINNGRPEVLKDVAQKALDAGIKVVAYDVDLDNPAIPQIEQSDKDMARLVLEQAVKDKGDGFTAGAVYVAGFAPLDRRYAVFKDFVEKHKLTEKAVWGVVNDTVPASVADQTKAVLRANPDISVIFTPWDEFAKGVKLATDELGVSDKVKIYGVDTSTADIQLMIEPNSAWVATAATNAAVVGEVSVRAVSLAIAGQDPGHSVLLQPTLVTRDDLVNNKIETIEDLQRKFPAFSASDAATASWIPAPKK; encoded by the coding sequence ATGAAGACCTCGATCCTTTCCTCCGGCCTCGCGGTCGGTGCCGCTCTCCTTGTCTCTCCCGTCGCCGCCGAAGGCCTGGCGGGCGCCCCTGCCCCATTCGACAAGGGCGGTGTCGAAATCGCTGTCGTCTCCTTCCTTGGCAGTGGCGACTGGTTGCAAGCCTTCGAAGCCGGCACCAAGCGCCAAGCCGAGGCCCTGGGCGCCACGCTGACGCTTTCGCAGGCCCGCAACGACAACGACACCGAGCGCAATCTCGTCGAGCAAGCGATCAATCGCGGCGTCAAGGGCATCATCATCAACAACGGCCGTCCGGAAGTCCTGAAGGACGTTGCCCAGAAGGCGCTCGACGCCGGCATCAAGGTGGTGGCCTACGACGTCGACCTCGACAACCCGGCGATCCCGCAGATCGAGCAGAGCGACAAGGACATGGCTCGCCTTGTCCTGGAACAGGCCGTCAAGGACAAGGGTGACGGCTTCACCGCCGGTGCCGTGTATGTCGCCGGCTTTGCGCCACTCGACCGACGTTACGCCGTGTTCAAGGACTTCGTCGAGAAGCACAAGCTGACAGAGAAAGCTGTCTGGGGCGTGGTCAACGACACCGTGCCGGCCTCGGTCGCCGATCAGACCAAGGCGGTCTTGCGCGCCAACCCGGATATCTCGGTGATCTTCACCCCGTGGGATGAGTTCGCCAAGGGCGTCAAGCTCGCCACCGACGAACTGGGCGTCTCCGACAAGGTGAAGATCTACGGCGTCGACACCTCGACCGCCGACATCCAGCTGATGATCGAGCCGAATAGCGCCTGGGTGGCCACTGCCGCCACCAATGCCGCCGTGGTCGGCGAAGTGTCCGTCCGCGCCGTATCTCTGGCCATCGCCGGCCAGGATCCCGGCCATTCGGTTCTCCTTCAGCCGACGCTGGTCACCCGCGACGATCTTGTGAACAACAAGATTGAGACCATCGAGGACCTGCAGCGGAAGTTCCCCGCCTTCAGCGCTTCCGATGCCGCCACAGCCAGCTGGATTCCGGCACCGAAGAAGTAA
- a CDS encoding ATP-binding protein, whose translation MPKRRRLRLAAVLPLAGALAFAALVAFVAYRVAFELSLSTTRANAGHRLDLYAASFEREVGKYASYPYVMGLDGTIIALLVSPTDSLLRYRADSYLEALNDRIGTLDVFLLDKTGRVIASSNWNKWDSFVGRDLSYRPYYQNAGAGRVTRFYGIGTTNLQPGYFLATAITRGNDTLGISVVKVSLDQLERSWASAESPAILSDEHGVVVLSSVPGWKYGTLAALDEKARREIAEAQQYNDRSLAPIGLSTLRELDDRTRIVRLPGAAGTDGGFSTQGLFLSESRAMPETPWTLTVFTDLSEMDDLARLWAALVGLGSLLCLGLLAVYRQRRRHLREILAARAALQRAHDHLESEVVERTAALSTTNERLRREVEERERAERTLRDAQSGLVQAGKLASLGQLSAGLAHELNQPLAALVTLCGNAVRFLERGELDTVRSNLERVRPLVERMGHLTGELKIFARKSSGEPQRVGLRKVIDDVLFLLNHRLTRGIVAVMIDIEGGNIDLWCDPNRFEQVLLNLIGNAIDAMEGEEDQRIFLSARREGGLARIDIRDSGPGLPPERLDHMFEPFFTTKAPGVGLGLGLTISAGIIRDFGGELVASNAEDGGAVFSMTIPTGAGEAT comes from the coding sequence GTGCCTAAACGTCGCCGGCTTCGCCTTGCGGCGGTGCTACCGTTGGCCGGCGCTCTTGCCTTCGCAGCGTTGGTGGCTTTCGTCGCCTACCGTGTCGCCTTCGAGCTTTCGCTTTCCACCACCCGCGCCAATGCCGGCCATCGGCTCGATCTTTACGCGGCGAGTTTCGAAAGAGAGGTCGGCAAATACGCGAGCTATCCGTACGTCATGGGTCTTGATGGCACCATTATCGCCCTGCTCGTAAGTCCAACCGACTCTCTACTTCGCTACCGCGCCGACAGTTACCTTGAGGCGCTCAACGATCGCATCGGCACGCTCGACGTTTTCCTGTTGGACAAGACGGGGCGGGTGATTGCCTCCAGCAACTGGAACAAGTGGGACAGCTTCGTCGGCCGTGACCTCTCCTACCGTCCCTACTACCAAAACGCCGGTGCCGGCCGGGTGACCCGCTTCTACGGCATCGGCACCACAAACCTTCAACCGGGCTATTTCCTGGCGACGGCGATCACCCGAGGCAACGACACGCTGGGTATCAGCGTCGTGAAGGTCAGTCTTGATCAGCTCGAACGCTCCTGGGCGTCGGCGGAGTCGCCGGCCATTCTCAGCGACGAGCATGGTGTCGTCGTGCTGTCTTCGGTGCCTGGCTGGAAATACGGAACGCTGGCGGCGCTCGACGAAAAAGCCCGCCGGGAAATTGCCGAGGCGCAGCAGTATAATGACCGGTCCCTGGCGCCGATCGGCCTTTCAACGCTAAGGGAACTTGACGATCGTACCCGCATCGTCCGCCTGCCGGGCGCGGCCGGAACGGACGGCGGCTTTTCCACTCAGGGGCTCTTCCTCTCCGAAAGCCGAGCGATGCCCGAGACACCGTGGACGCTCACCGTGTTCACCGACCTCTCGGAGATGGATGATCTGGCACGTCTGTGGGCGGCGCTCGTCGGTCTCGGTAGTCTGCTGTGTCTGGGCCTATTGGCGGTCTACCGCCAGCGGCGGCGGCATCTTCGCGAAATTCTGGCGGCGCGCGCCGCGCTGCAGCGGGCTCACGATCATCTCGAAAGCGAAGTGGTCGAACGAACGGCAGCGCTGTCGACGACCAATGAGCGACTGCGCCGCGAGGTGGAGGAGCGCGAGCGTGCCGAGCGCACGCTACGCGATGCCCAGTCCGGCCTCGTTCAAGCCGGTAAGCTCGCCAGCCTCGGTCAGCTCTCAGCCGGTCTCGCTCACGAACTTAACCAGCCTCTCGCCGCCCTCGTCACGCTGTGTGGCAATGCGGTGAGATTCCTGGAACGCGGCGAACTTGACACCGTACGCAGCAATCTCGAACGGGTTCGGCCGCTGGTCGAACGCATGGGGCACCTGACCGGCGAACTCAAGATCTTCGCGCGCAAATCATCCGGTGAGCCGCAGCGCGTCGGACTGCGCAAGGTTATTGATGACGTGTTGTTCCTGCTCAATCATCGCCTGACACGCGGAATAGTTGCGGTGATGATCGACATTGAGGGGGGCAATATCGATCTTTGGTGCGATCCCAACCGCTTCGAACAAGTGCTGCTCAACCTGATCGGCAACGCCATCGACGCCATGGAAGGGGAGGAGGATCAGCGTATTTTCCTCTCTGCCCGGCGCGAAGGGGGACTCGCCCGCATCGACATTCGGGACAGCGGGCCAGGCCTGCCTCCGGAGAGGCTGGATCATATGTTCGAGCCGTTCTTTACCACCAAGGCACCGGGCGTCGGCCTCGGGCTGGGCCTTACGATTTCCGCCGGTATCATCCGCGACTTTGGCGGCGAACTTGTCGCCAGCAATGCAGAGGACGGCGGGGCCGTCTTCTCGATGACCATTCCAACAGGCGCCGGAGAGGCGACATGA
- a CDS encoding sigma-54-dependent transcriptional regulator, with protein MTKATIDDLRVLIVEDDPDVLLGCEQALQLEGMQTIGVGSVEEALRRIAEAKPGVIVSDVRLPGRDGLSLLREMQAADADLPVILITGHGDVSLAVQAMRAGAYDFIEKPFSPEHLVEVVRRAREKRALTLEIVRLRHKLSDGGRLEGRIIGRSPAIVKLRRVITDIAGTNASVLISGDTGTGKELVARCLHDESSRRKAHFVAINCGGLPEHLVESELFGHEAGSFTGATKRRIGKIEHASGGTLFLDEVETTPVSVQIKLLRVLQERTLERLGSNTSVPVDCRIIAAVKGDLGKMAAEGRFRSDLYYRLAVASLTLPALRDRREDIPLLFAHFAEQASVVHGRPAPALDDIRLRTLMAYDWPGNVRELRNVADRCVLGIEAGFPPFAEAAALEPLSLTEAVLAFERAMIVDALGRSGGSLGRTASALRIAKSTLYDKMTRLGLAEGQREP; from the coding sequence ATGACGAAGGCCACGATCGACGATCTCCGGGTGCTGATCGTCGAGGACGATCCCGACGTGCTGCTCGGCTGCGAGCAGGCGCTTCAGCTCGAGGGTATGCAAACGATCGGCGTCGGCTCGGTGGAAGAGGCGCTGCGCCGGATCGCCGAGGCTAAGCCGGGGGTCATTGTCTCCGACGTGCGCCTGCCCGGACGAGACGGCCTCTCGCTCCTCAGGGAAATGCAGGCGGCCGATGCCGACCTGCCGGTCATCCTCATCACCGGCCACGGCGACGTATCGCTCGCAGTGCAGGCGATGCGCGCGGGCGCCTACGACTTCATCGAGAAGCCCTTTTCGCCGGAGCATCTGGTCGAGGTGGTGCGGCGGGCGCGCGAGAAGCGGGCGCTGACGCTTGAGATCGTTCGCCTCCGTCACAAGCTTTCCGATGGTGGCCGCCTGGAGGGACGCATCATCGGCCGCTCGCCGGCCATCGTGAAACTTCGTCGAGTCATCACCGACATCGCCGGGACCAACGCCTCGGTGTTGATCAGTGGCGATACCGGCACCGGCAAGGAGCTGGTCGCCCGTTGCCTGCATGACGAAAGCTCTCGTCGCAAGGCCCACTTCGTGGCGATCAACTGTGGTGGACTGCCGGAGCATCTTGTCGAAAGCGAATTGTTTGGCCACGAGGCAGGCTCCTTCACCGGGGCCACCAAGCGCCGCATCGGCAAGATCGAACATGCGAGCGGTGGCACGTTGTTCCTCGACGAGGTGGAGACCACGCCGGTCAGCGTGCAAATCAAGCTGCTGCGCGTCTTGCAAGAGAGAACTCTGGAACGACTTGGCTCCAATACCTCCGTTCCCGTCGATTGCCGGATCATCGCCGCCGTCAAGGGCGACCTCGGCAAGATGGCGGCCGAGGGCCGTTTCCGGTCCGATCTCTACTATCGGCTCGCCGTCGCCTCGCTGACGCTGCCCGCGCTTCGCGACAGGCGCGAGGACATCCCGCTCCTGTTCGCCCACTTCGCGGAGCAAGCCAGCGTCGTGCACGGCCGTCCGGCGCCAGCACTCGACGATATCCGCCTCCGCACGCTGATGGCCTACGACTGGCCGGGCAACGTGCGCGAGTTGCGCAATGTCGCCGATCGCTGCGTGTTGGGTATCGAGGCTGGTTTCCCGCCGTTTGCTGAGGCAGCGGCCCTCGAACCATTGTCGCTGACCGAGGCGGTGCTGGCCTTCGAACGGGCGATGATCGTTGACGCGCTCGGCCGCAGCGGCGGCAGTCTCGGCCGGACCGCTTCGGCGCTCAGGATTGCCAAGTCGACTCTCTACGACAAGATGACGCGCCTCGGCCTCGCCGAGGGCCAGCGCGAGCCGTAA
- a CDS encoding ATP-binding cassette domain-containing protein, whose translation MADLLRIENLSISHAGRRLVSGVSLGLAAGERVGLIGESGSGKSLTALAAIGLLPEGMTASGSVLLAGQEVVGTADRDVVRLRGTAVATIFQEPLTALDPLMRIGDQIAEVLRRRARRDGRSISRNDLATEVSALMARVALPDPARLARSYPHQMSGGQRQRAAIAMALACRPSLLIADEPTTALDVTTQAEVLKLLETLVREENMGLLFISHDLPVVGTAVDRVLVLRAGELVEEGEVAKVFGQPRHPYTQGLVEAARAFDHAIGAAL comes from the coding sequence ATGGCTGATCTTCTCCGTATCGAAAACCTCTCCATCAGCCACGCTGGCCGGCGGCTCGTCTCCGGCGTGTCCCTCGGCCTTGCCGCCGGCGAACGGGTCGGCCTGATTGGCGAGAGCGGTTCCGGCAAGTCGCTGACGGCGCTTGCCGCCATCGGTCTTCTGCCCGAGGGCATGACGGCTTCCGGTTCCGTCCTGCTCGCCGGCCAAGAAGTCGTGGGCACCGCCGACCGCGATGTCGTCCGCCTCCGAGGCACTGCCGTCGCCACCATCTTCCAGGAGCCGCTGACCGCGCTCGATCCGCTGATGCGTATTGGCGATCAGATAGCCGAAGTGTTGCGCCGCCGCGCCCGCCGCGATGGACGATCTATCTCTCGCAATGATCTCGCCACAGAGGTATCGGCTCTGATGGCCCGTGTCGCCCTGCCCGATCCGGCGCGCCTTGCCCGTTCCTATCCGCATCAGATGTCCGGTGGCCAGCGTCAGCGGGCGGCGATCGCCATGGCGCTTGCTTGCCGGCCGAGCCTTCTCATCGCCGACGAGCCGACCACGGCACTCGATGTCACCACTCAGGCCGAAGTGCTGAAGCTGCTCGAGACGTTGGTGCGCGAGGAGAACATGGGGCTTCTCTTTATCAGCCATGACCTGCCGGTGGTCGGGACTGCCGTCGATCGGGTGCTCGTCCTGCGGGCAGGTGAACTGGTCGAAGAAGGCGAAGTCGCCAAAGTATTTGGCCAGCCGCGCCACCCCTACACCCAAGGCCTCGTCGAAGCGGCCCGCGCCTTCGATCACGCCATCGGAGCGGCGTTATGA
- a CDS encoding 2-hydroxycarboxylate transporter family protein: MTDITRNDAITTETGSSLFSRVVAYKVGPVPLPLYIAIAAVVFGASVVGKLPADMIGGFATIMVLGFLLGEIGSRIPYLKSIGGSAILCLFVPSAMLGYQVMNPATSDAIKAVMKTSNFLYLYIACLVTGSMLGMNRKVLIQGFLKMFVPLAVGTLGAVAVGGLVGMAFGYDFKHTFFFIVMPIIAGGIGEGILPLSLAYSEILGTAQPALIASLIPAALIGNVVAIISAGVLKRIGEKKQRYSGNGLLVRTGDDNEFLKEMATEKKLELPLMGAGLLMACTMFILGAFLSPYTGIPGPILMIIGAALLKVSKLIPAQMETGAHQMYKFMTTNMTFPLLVGLGTLYVPWNDLIAAFTPAYFTICAATVLAMVSSGWFIGKLLGMYEVEAAIVTCCHSGLGGTGDVAILSASNRMGLMPFAQISTRIGGAGMVVLAVFLLKALG; the protein is encoded by the coding sequence ATGACGGATATCACTCGCAATGACGCGATTACGACGGAGACGGGCAGCAGCCTTTTCTCCCGCGTTGTCGCCTACAAGGTCGGCCCGGTGCCGCTCCCGCTCTACATCGCCATTGCCGCCGTCGTCTTCGGCGCGTCGGTGGTCGGTAAACTCCCGGCCGATATGATCGGCGGCTTTGCTACCATCATGGTGCTGGGGTTCTTGCTTGGTGAGATCGGCAGCCGCATTCCCTATCTGAAGAGTATCGGCGGGTCGGCCATCCTCTGCCTGTTCGTGCCCTCGGCCATGCTCGGCTATCAAGTCATGAATCCGGCAACGTCCGACGCCATCAAGGCGGTGATGAAGACGTCGAATTTCCTCTATCTCTACATCGCATGTCTGGTGACCGGCTCGATGCTCGGCATGAACCGCAAGGTTCTGATTCAGGGCTTCCTCAAGATGTTCGTGCCGCTTGCTGTCGGCACGCTCGGCGCCGTCGCAGTCGGCGGTCTCGTCGGCATGGCCTTCGGCTATGATTTCAAACACACCTTCTTCTTCATCGTCATGCCGATCATCGCCGGCGGCATTGGCGAAGGTATCCTGCCGCTGTCGCTCGCCTATTCCGAGATCCTCGGCACGGCGCAGCCGGCGCTAATCGCCTCGCTGATCCCGGCCGCGCTGATCGGCAATGTCGTGGCCATTATTTCCGCCGGCGTTCTCAAACGCATCGGCGAGAAGAAGCAGCGCTATTCCGGCAACGGCCTTCTGGTTCGTACCGGCGACGACAACGAGTTCCTCAAGGAAATGGCCACCGAGAAGAAGCTCGAGCTGCCACTGATGGGCGCCGGTCTCCTGATGGCCTGCACCATGTTCATCCTTGGCGCCTTCCTCTCCCCCTATACCGGTATTCCCGGCCCAATCCTGATGATCATCGGCGCGGCTCTGCTCAAGGTGTCGAAGCTGATACCGGCGCAGATGGAGACCGGCGCCCACCAGATGTACAAGTTCATGACCACCAACATGACCTTCCCGCTGCTGGTCGGCCTCGGCACCCTCTACGTTCCCTGGAACGATCTGATCGCCGCTTTCACGCCCGCCTATTTCACCATCTGTGCCGCCACCGTGCTGGCGATGGTTTCCTCGGGCTGGTTCATCGGCAAGCTGCTGGGGATGTATGAGGTCGAAGCAGCCATCGTCACCTGCTGCCATTCCGGTCTCGGTGGCACCGGCGATGTCGCCATCCTCTCAGCGTCGAACCGTATGGGCCTGATGCCCTTCGCCCAGATCTCCACCCGCATCGGTGGCGCGGGCATGGTGGTGCTGGCGGTCTTCCTCCTGAAGGCTCTTGGCTGA